AGCACGTCCCCGATCGCCGTGTCCGGAGCAGTCAGGAACCTGTGCACCAAGGAGGTGAACTCATGAGCGAGCTCCCGAACGCTCTCCTCGCCGAAGACGTCCGCCGGGAAGAGCACCGTGAAGTCGACTCCGCTGTCGTCGACCGAGGCGAACACCTCCAGGCTCTCGATCTGGTGCTGGTCGCCGGGCACCTCGGTCGGCTCCACCGACAGCCCTCCGGCCTCGCGCTTGCCGCCGCTCCAGCCGCCGGGCGCCACGTCGAAGAAGGTGCACGGCCGCTCCAGCAGCCGGCCCAGGTGGGTCGGGGCGAGGGAGGAGGTCACCTCGGGCGCCGGCACCTGGCCCAGCCGCTGCGTCTCCAGCACCGCCGAACGGACCGTGCGGCTCAGCTCCTTGAAGGTCAGGGACGGGTTGATCCGCACCCGGACCGTCGCGTAGGTGGACAGGAAGGCCACCAGGTCCAGCAGGTGCTCCTCGGTGCGCCGGGTCACCGGGATCAGCGCCGCGAGGTCGCTGCGCCCGCTGCGGGCGTGCAGCGCGCAGAGGTAGGCAGTGAACAGCACCACGAACGGGGTGGTGCGGGCCGACCGGCAGTACTCCGTGAGCAGCGCGCAGGTCTCCGGCGTCAGCGAGCCGTCGAACGTGCCTACCGCGTAACGGTCGTTGGTCTCGCGCAGCATCCCGGGCAGGTACACCGGTGCGTTGGTGCCGATGCCGTCCAGCAGCTCCGCGAAGCGGGCGATCATCTGCCGGGGGTTCGGGTCGCGGCCCAGCCACTCCGCCTCCCAGCGGACGAAGTCCGCGTAGGTGAACCGCTGTTCGGGCAGCTTGGCCTCGCGGCCCTCGACGGCCGCGGCGTACAGCTCCCACAGTTCGTTCACCAGGATCTCGAACGACTGGCCGTCCACCACCAGATGGTCGACGGCGAGGCCCAGCAGGTGGTCCTGCTCGCCCAGGCGGTAGACGACGCCGCTCATGAGCAGCCCGCCGTCCAGGTCCAGGTTCCGGCTCAGGAAGGCGCCGGCCAGGCGCAGCGCCTCGTCCGCCCGCTCGTCCTCGGGCAGCGCGGTCAGGTCCACGCGCTCGGGCGTGAAGGGGCGGGCCTCGCGGATCTCCTGTCGCCCGGTCCTGCCCCGGTCGGGGAAGGCCGCGCGCAACGCCTCGTGGCGGGCGACGAGCGCGGTCAGCGCCGAGTCCAGGGCGTCCGTGTCGAGGGGGCCGGTCAGGCGGAACCCCCGGCCGAACATGCGGACCTCCACCCCGAGGTCATGCTGCTCGACCCACTCCTGGATCGCCAGGCGGTCTATCTGGTCGGACAGCAGCGGAAGCACTTCGGGACGGCTTCCCTCGTTCGCGATGCGCATGCGAATTCTCCCTCAGGAAATGAAAAGGAAATGGCGGGCCTGGAAGTGCCCGGCACGGAAATCGAGACTACTGAATGGGGCGGTCGTGACGCAATATGAAACGCGCGGAGATTTCTTCGCTGAGTATGCCGATGTTTATGCCGCGGCACCCTACAATGATTTCACGGAAGAAGTGTCGAAAAAACTCCCCGACCTGATTTCCCATTACCGTGCGGGTGGCGGGTCGCTGCTCGACCTGGGCTGCGGCACCGGCACGCTGCTGATCGCGCTGGCCGGCTCCTTCGGCCGGCTCACCGGCGTCGATCAGTCGCCCGACATGCTGCGGCACGCCGGCGAGGCCGCCCGCCGGGCCGGGGTGGACGTCGACCTGGTCCGCGGCGACCTGCGCGAATACCGCGGCGACCAGCGCCACTCCGTGGTCACCTGCACCTACAACACCGTCAACTACTTGGTCGGCGAGGGTGACCTGGAGCTCGCCGCCCGCACCCTGCGGGCCGCCACCGAGGACGGCGGCCTCGCCGTGCTCGATGCGCACCCCGTCTGGTTCGTCGAACGGGCCTGGGCCGGACAGGTGTTCGTGGAGCAGAACACCGAGGACATCCTGGAGGTCTGGGAAAACTCCTACGACGCCGCGACTGGCCGGGTGGACACCACGGTCACCGTCGTGCGCCGGACCCCCGAGGGCGGCTGGCACCGCGTCCACGAGACCCATCCGCAGCGCGGCCACGACCCGGCCGCAGTCACCGGCGCACTGCTGGCGGCCGGCTTCACCAGCGTGGACACGTACGCCGGGCTCGACCGCGAGCCGGTGCGCGAGGACACCCGGCGCGTCTGGTACGTGGCCAGATGACCGACACCCTCCTGATATGCGGGATCGGCTCCGGAATGGACAGGTCGCTCGCCCGCGTGAAAGAAATGGGGGTGCGCGCCCTGGTCGTCACGGACCGCATCACCGAACGCGTCTGGAAAAGCGCCGACATATGCCTGGAGGCGGACCCAGACGATTTCACCGGTGTCCTGTCGGCAATTCGCGCGGAGCGGCCGGGAAGAATATCCGGCGTCATGACCCTCGGATACGACAATCCACCGGTCGTGGCCCGGCTGGCCGCCGAGCTGGGCTGCCCCGGCGTGCCCGTCGAGGTGGCCGACCTGTGCACCCTGAAGGACCGCCGGATCGCCGCCCTGGACCGGGCCGGGCTGCCCGTGCCCCGGTTCGCCGTCGCCACCACCGCCGACGCCGCCCTCGCCGCGCTGAACCGGATCGGGCTACCCGCCGTCGTCAAGCCCAGCGATCGCACCGGCTCCCTGGGCGTCGCCAAGCTGGACGCCCTCGGCACCGCGCGGGAACCCGTCGAGCGGGCCCTTGCCCTCAGCCCGACCGGACACGTCGTCGTGGAGGAGTACCTGACCGGCACCGAGCACACCGTGGCCGGGTTCGCCGTCGACGGCAGGCTCCGCGTCACCGGGTTCGCCGACCGCGAGTACGGCGAGAAGGAGCGCTTCTTCCCGCACTTCTTCGAGGGCGGCGACACCCTGCCCTCCGTCCTGGACGAGGCACAGCGCGCCGAGGTGGTGCGCACCGTCCAGCGGGGCGTCGACGCGCTCGGGCTGACCACCGCCGTCGTCAACACCGACATCCTGCGCACCCCCGACGGGCGGGTGTACCTGCTGGAGATCACCTGTCGGCTGACCGGCGCCCGCATCGCCACCGAGATCATGCCGCTCGCCACTGGTGTCGACCCGCTGCCCAACGCCGTCCGCCTTGCCCTGGGCCGCCCGCTCGCCGAGGAGGAACTGCGCCCCACCCGCGACCGGGCGGTCGTCCAGCGCTATCTGCCCGCAAACGGCGGCACCGTCGAATGGGTCGGCGACCTGGCCGAAATCGCCCGTACCCCCGGCGTCCACGACGTCTTCTGGGGCCTGGACCTCGCCCCCGGCACCGTCCTGCCGCCCTACCGCGGCGGCGACGAGGTGCTGGCCGGTGTGATCACCAGCGGCCCGGACACCGCCGCCGCCGAAGCCCTCGCGACCCGGGTGCTGTCCCGCCTCCCACTGCGCCTCACCGACCGCCCCGCCGCACCCGCCCCCACGCCCTGACCGCACTCCACCCTCCGACAAGGGGAACGCCGATGACCACCACCGCGTACGACCACTGGTCCGACACCTACGAACTGTTCGAGGGCCCCATGGCCGAGGACACCTGGCGCCTGGGCATCGGGGCCGAACTGGCCAAGCTGGCCGCCCCCGGCCCCCTCCGCATCCTCGACCTTGGCGCCGGCACCGGCATGGGCAGCCGGGTGCTGGCCGACCTGGTCCCGCAGGGCGAGGTCACCTCGCTGGACCGCTCGGCGGCCATGCTGGAGCACGGCGGCATACCGCCCGAGCTGCGCATCGTCGGCGACATGGCACGCTTCACCGCCGAGCCCGACAGCTACGACTTCGTGGTCTCCGGCTTCGACGCCCTCAACTACCTGACCGCCGTCGACCTCGCCGAGTGCCTGGGCAACGCGGCCGCGGCCCTGCGCCCCGGCGGCCACCTCGTCTTCGACTACTCCTCCCGCAAGGTCCTCCAGGAGGACTGGCGGAACCTGGAGCACGAGGAGACCCGCGACGGTGTCCGGCTGCACCGCACCCACCGCTGGGACCCCGTGCTGGCCCGCAGCCGGTCGGTGCTCTCCCTGTACGGGGCGGACGGCCTGCTCTGGCGCGAGACCCATGTGCAGTACGTCGTCGACCCGTTCACCATGGAGGAACTCGGCCGGACGGCCGGCCTGCGCACGGTCCGGGTCCGCGACATCGACGGCGACGGCTTCACCCCCGGTCACACCACGCACATCTACGTGCTGCGCAAGGACGAGCAGGGCGTCGTCCCGAACACCGGGGAGCGGGCATGACCGCCGCCGAGGCCGCCCCGGACGAGGAGCGCACCGAACGGGTGCTGGCGAGCACCAGCGTGGTCATCGCGCTCCGCGACGACCTGCGCATCCTGGACTGCATCGACTCGGTCGACGAGGACGTGGAGATCGTGCTGGCGCTCAACGGCGCCACCGACGAGATCCGCCGGGTGCTGCGCGAGCACCCGAGGCCGCTGACCGTCACCGAGATACCCGACGCGGGCAACCTCGGCGCCGCCTACAACGCGGGCGCCGAGGCGGCGAGCGGGCGCTATCTGCTGCTGATGGACTCCGACTGCACCTTCGCCCCCGGCGTGGTCCGCATGATGGCCGCGGCCGTCGCCACCGACCCGGTGGTCAAGGGCCAGGTGGTGTACGGCGAGTCCGGCAGCCTGATGAGCCGGCTCACCGCCCGCGTGCGCGAGTACGACGAGGGCGAGTACGTCAGCGCCCTGTCCCCGCCGCTCATCTACGACCGGGCGATCGTCGAGCACATCGGCGGCTACCACTTCGACGGCCTGATCCACTGGTGCGAGGACCGGGAGTTCGACTTCCGTCTCCAGCTGGCCGGCATCCCCGTCCGGCACGTCCCCGAGGCCCGCATCTTCCACGACGCCCAGGTCGGCCTCCAGAACATGCGCAGCTACTTCCGCTACGGCGTGGGCGAGGGCATCGCCCAGGAGACCGGTGTCTTCACCACCCCCGCCGTGCCCGTGCTGTGGCGGCTGTACGAGGCGTCCCGGACGCTCGCCGGGTGCGCCCGCCACAAGGGGATCGGGGCCGCCGCCTACTACGCCCTGCTGAAGGCGGCCTTCCACACCGGCACCCTCTACCACCTGGTACGCGACCCCTACGGCGTGCGGCCCCGCTACCCGGCGACCGCCGCCCGCACCAGGATGCTGCGCGCAATCCCGCAGCACTGCACCGAGCTGACGCCCGCCCAGCGCGAGCGGCTGCGCCGGGCGCATCTGCGGGCCGGTCGGCGGATCGTCCCGCTCGCCGACCTCACCGTGTTCCGGTGCGACGGCGATCCGAAGCCCGAGCCGTCGCCTCAGGCCGCGTCGTGAGCGTCCGGCAGACCGGGACAGACCGGGAGCAGCAGCCGCGACGGCCGGCCCGGCCCGTGGTGGACCCGGTTGACGGCCGTGGCCACCGGGGCGTCCGCCAGGGTCAGCGGGGTGCCGCCGGTGTTCGGATTGGGGTCGAACCGCGGGAAGTTGCTGCTGGAGACCTCCAGCCGGACCCGGTGGCCGGGCCGGAAGACGTGCACAACGGTCCCCGCCGCCACCGGCAGGGCGTGGACCGTGTCCGGGACCGGCGGACGCACCCCGTCCAGCCGGGCCCGGTGCCCGGTCCGGACGACGCCGTCGCAGAGGATCTCCGCGCGGCCATCCGGGTGCACGTCGACCAGCTTGGCGGTGAAGTCCGTGTCCGGCGCGGACGAGGAGACGTACAGCTCGGCGACCACCTCCCCGGACACCGTCAGGGGCGCGTCCAGCCGGGGGCCGGTGTAGCAGAGCACGTCCGGGCGGTCCTCCACCGCGCGCTGGTCCAGGGGGCCGCAGTCGGCGCCGACGAGCATGCCGGTCATGCAGGTGGCTCCGCCGGCGGTCGGGACGGGGTCGCGGGGGTCGTAGCGGTAGACGTCCGTGACCTCGCGGCGGGGCGGGGCGTGGTGCAGCACGCCCGAGCCGTGCCGGGTACGAGCGTCGCCGTCGCTGTCCAGGTGCAGCGCGAGCGGGACGCTGTCCGCGCCCGGCGGACCGGCGGGGGTGATCCAGCGGTCCGCCCCGCCGGCGAACAACTCCACCGGCGGACCCGCTTGCTCCGTCCCGCCCTTCAGATGCCGGTCGAAGAAGGCGAGATGGGCCGCCGTCATGTCGAACTCCGCCTCGTCGGCGGCGAGTCCGTAGCGCCGCTCGGGGAAGACACCGCCGGTCACGCAGTGCGACCAGGGGCCGATCAGCAGGCGGTCGTCCGGCCGGGGCGACGGTGTCCGCAGGGTGCCCGGCAGGAAGATGTCGTACCAGCCGCCGACCACCAGCGCCGGAGGCCGTCGCCCGTCCGGGGCGGCGGCCAGCCCGCGCCAGTGGGCGTCGGGCCCGGGGTGCTCCAGCCACTCGCGGTAGTAGGGAGCGAGCCGGTCCAGCAGGGGCAGCGCCCGCCAGGGCGCCCGGTAGAGCTCGTCGATGCCGTCCAGCGCCTCGGCCACGGCGCGGACGTCCGCGGCGGTGCCGCCGGCCCGCTCGACCTGCCCGTGCAGCAGGTCGCCGAGCACCCAGTGCAGACAGAACCCGAGTTGGAAGGCGCCGCCCAGGTACGTCCAGCCCTCGTAGGGGTCGGCGGCGGCGACGTGCGGGGCGAGGGCCCGCAGCGCGGGCGGCGCGGCGGCCGCCGCGTGCCACTGCGCGGCACCCTCGTAGGACCGCCCGATCATGCCGACGGTCCCGTCGCACCAGTCCCGGCCTGCGGCCCACTCCACGGTGTCTCGGCCGTCCGCGGCGTCGTCGGCGAACGGCCGGAAGACACCGCCGGACGCGTACCGGCCGCGCACGTCCTGCACCACGAGGCAGTACCCGGCCTCCACCAGCCGCATCCAGTCCAGGGAGCGGCCCCCCGCCGAGGACCCCTTGCCGTACGGGGTCCGCTGGAGGAGGGCCGGCAGCGGGCGGGAGGTGTCCGGGCGGTACACGTCCGCCCGCAGCACCACGCCGTCGCTCATGGGGACGGGCACGTCCCGGTCGATCACGAGTCGCACGGGCGTCTCCTCTCAGTCCGCGGACCGGGCGTAGGTGGGGTAGTGGAGGACCTCACCGCCGAACCCGAGCTTGAACCGGTTGATCCCGGCCGTCTTCCCGTCCACCTCACCGGTGGATATGCCGCTCAGGTCGAAATGCTCCAGCCCTTCGGCCGCCGCCCGCCTGATGGTCTCGAAGTGCACGAAGTTCATCGAGCCGTCGACGCGGTGTTCCGGATGCGTGGCCACAAAACGCGCCTCCAGCGAATTCCGGTTCCGGAAGCATATGGAACCGGCCGCCACCCGGCCCTCGTGCAGCGCGGTGAAAAGGTGGACCGACGGATGCTCCAGCAGATCATGCAGCAGATCGAGGGGGGCGAGGTCGGGTGAGTCCGCGCGGATCATGGCTGGTGCGTAGAAGTCGTAGAACTCGTCGATCCGGCCGGGGTCGTCGGCGAATTCCAGGCCGCTGCGCAGCGCCCGGCGCACCCGGCTGCGGGTGCTCGGGCGCATCCGGGCGAGGATCGCCTCGTCCCCACCGCCGGTGGGCACGAGACCGGTCGCGTAGCGCGGGGCGGGCCGGTACCCGGCTGCCGCCAGCACCTCGGGGAAGTCCCACTCCGGAAGCAGCACCAAGGTGGCGGGGCCCAGCCGGGAAACCCCCGTGAGCAGGGCGGACAGCTGTTCGGGATCTGGGTGTCCGGCCGGTCCCTTCCACATGAACCAGCCGTCCTGACCGCCGTCCTCTAGCAGTGCCGCGGCCCACCGGCCGCCGGGACGGCCCGCGCGCAGCAGGCGTACGGGATGGCCGCGCCCCGACAGTAGCCGGAACCGGCCGGCGCTCTGGTGGAAGTCCTCGGCCGGGACGTCCGCCTCGTCGGGAATGTCGGCGGTGCTTTCCGGATGCATGATCAGACGAAGCACGGCGTGCCCTTTCTTCTGGTTTCTCGCGCATGGAAATCGGAAAGTGCCCAGCGGTTTTCGAAGAATGCAGAAAAACGGGAGAATGTGAAGAGTTGACCGGGCTGACCGGCGGTTTTACGCCCGGTGCGGTCTCGGAGAAGGAAAGAGGCCGGCGCCTATTTCTTCGGCGCGGTATCGCTGTTAATTTCTAGCGCACCGGTCGTCGTCCGTCAATTACCGGGCCCACGGCCCGTTCGAAGGGAATGACTTGCCATGCGAATTCTCGGTGTGAATGGCTGGCCGGGCGCTAGCCACGACGGGTCCGCCTGCCTGCTGGTCGACGGGAAGGTGGTGGCGTTCGCGGAGGAGGAACGCTTCACCCGGCACAAGCACGGCTACGGCGAGGCCCCGCTGCACGCCGCCGCCTTCTGCCTCCAGGCGGGCGGCCTCGCCCTGGAGGACATCGACGTCGTCGCCCACGGCTGGGACATGCCCTCGCTGCTCACCCGGCGCGGCCTGGACTGGTTCCCGGACAGCGCACGGGCCCTGGACTTCCTGTTCCCGCGCGAGTACTTCCCCCGCGGCCGCGACCCCGAGCTGGTCTTCGTCCCGCACCACACCGCCCACGCGGCCAGCGCCTACTACTTCTCCGGCCGCGACCAGGGCGCCGTCCTGGTCCTCGACGGCCAGGGCGAGTGCGAGAGCGCCACGCTCGCCTCGGCCGTCGGCGGCGAGCTGAAGGTCCTGGAGGCCGTCCCGCCCGGCTGGTCCCTCGGCTACTTCTATGCCGCCGTCTGCGAGTACGCGGGCCTCGGCGCCGACGCCGCCGGCAAGGCCATGGGCCTCGCCCCCTACGGCACCCCTGGCGACCTGACCTTCGGCGGCGGCCTCAGCTTCCTCGACGACGGCTACGCCGTCGGACCGGTGCCGCGCACCCTGCTGTCCACCGGCAGCACCGACGAGGAGGCGGACACCCTGCGGCTGTGGCTCGCCCACCTGGAGAAGACCAGCGCGCTGCCGCCCAACCGCATCAGCCGCCACTACGACCGGGAGCGCGGCCGCTACGTCCGGCGCACCGAACGCGACCCCTACGACTACCGGGACCTCGCGGCCACCGCCCAGGAGGCCCTGGAGCGCTCGGTCATCGCCATGGCCCGCCGGCTGCTGCGCGAGACCGGCCAGGACACCCTGATGGTGGCCGGCGGCGTCGGCTTCAATGCCACCCTCAACGGCAAGCTCGCCCGGCTGCCCGAGGTGCGCGACCTGTTCGTGCAGCCGCTCGCAGGCGACCAGGGCGTCAGCCTCGGCGCGGCCGGCTGGGTGGCCGCCCAGCACGGCGAGACCATCACGCCGATGACCGGCACCCTCGCCTGGGGCGAGCAGTGGGACGCCGACGCCGTCCGCCGGGTGCTGCACAGGCAGGGCGTCCGCCACACCGAGCACGAGGACATAGCCGACGCGGTGGCCGGGCTGCTGGGCCGCGGCCAGATCGTCGGCTGGCACCAGGGACGCGGCGAGGGCGGCCCCCGGGCCCTGGGCCACCGCTCCATCGTCACCGCGCCGTTCCCGGTGGCCAAACGCGACCGCATCAACCTCACGGTCAAGGACCGCGAGTGGTGGCGGCCGTTCGCGCCCAGCATGCGGCTGGAGGAGGCCCCCACACTGCTCGGCGACGGCACACCGCTGCCCT
This region of Streptomyces chromofuscus genomic DNA includes:
- a CDS encoding condensation domain-containing protein gives rise to the protein MRIANEGSRPEVLPLLSDQIDRLAIQEWVEQHDLGVEVRMFGRGFRLTGPLDTDALDSALTALVARHEALRAAFPDRGRTGRQEIREARPFTPERVDLTALPEDERADEALRLAGAFLSRNLDLDGGLLMSGVVYRLGEQDHLLGLAVDHLVVDGQSFEILVNELWELYAAAVEGREAKLPEQRFTYADFVRWEAEWLGRDPNPRQMIARFAELLDGIGTNAPVYLPGMLRETNDRYAVGTFDGSLTPETCALLTEYCRSARTTPFVVLFTAYLCALHARSGRSDLAALIPVTRRTEEHLLDLVAFLSTYATVRVRINPSLTFKELSRTVRSAVLETQRLGQVPAPEVTSSLAPTHLGRLLERPCTFFDVAPGGWSGGKREAGGLSVEPTEVPGDQHQIESLEVFASVDDSGVDFTVLFPADVFGEESVRELAHEFTSLVHRFLTAPDTAIGDVLRAD
- a CDS encoding class I SAM-dependent DNA methyltransferase; translation: MRMRILPQEMKRKWRAWKCPARKSRLLNGAVVTQYETRGDFFAEYADVYAAAPYNDFTEEVSKKLPDLISHYRAGGGSLLDLGCGTGTLLIALAGSFGRLTGVDQSPDMLRHAGEAARRAGVDVDLVRGDLREYRGDQRHSVVTCTYNTVNYLVGEGDLELAARTLRAATEDGGLAVLDAHPVWFVERAWAGQVFVEQNTEDILEVWENSYDAATGRVDTTVTVVRRTPEGGWHRVHETHPQRGHDPAAVTGALLAAGFTSVDTYAGLDREPVREDTRRVWYVAR
- a CDS encoding ATP-grasp domain-containing protein yields the protein MTDTLLICGIGSGMDRSLARVKEMGVRALVVTDRITERVWKSADICLEADPDDFTGVLSAIRAERPGRISGVMTLGYDNPPVVARLAAELGCPGVPVEVADLCTLKDRRIAALDRAGLPVPRFAVATTADAALAALNRIGLPAVVKPSDRTGSLGVAKLDALGTAREPVERALALSPTGHVVVEEYLTGTEHTVAGFAVDGRLRVTGFADREYGEKERFFPHFFEGGDTLPSVLDEAQRAEVVRTVQRGVDALGLTTAVVNTDILRTPDGRVYLLEITCRLTGARIATEIMPLATGVDPLPNAVRLALGRPLAEEELRPTRDRAVVQRYLPANGGTVEWVGDLAEIARTPGVHDVFWGLDLAPGTVLPPYRGGDEVLAGVITSGPDTAAAEALATRVLSRLPLRLTDRPAAPAPTP
- a CDS encoding class I SAM-dependent DNA methyltransferase, with product MTTTAYDHWSDTYELFEGPMAEDTWRLGIGAELAKLAAPGPLRILDLGAGTGMGSRVLADLVPQGEVTSLDRSAAMLEHGGIPPELRIVGDMARFTAEPDSYDFVVSGFDALNYLTAVDLAECLGNAAAALRPGGHLVFDYSSRKVLQEDWRNLEHEETRDGVRLHRTHRWDPVLARSRSVLSLYGADGLLWRETHVQYVVDPFTMEELGRTAGLRTVRVRDIDGDGFTPGHTTHIYVLRKDEQGVVPNTGERA
- a CDS encoding glycosyltransferase encodes the protein MTAAEAAPDEERTERVLASTSVVIALRDDLRILDCIDSVDEDVEIVLALNGATDEIRRVLREHPRPLTVTEIPDAGNLGAAYNAGAEAASGRYLLLMDSDCTFAPGVVRMMAAAVATDPVVKGQVVYGESGSLMSRLTARVREYDEGEYVSALSPPLIYDRAIVEHIGGYHFDGLIHWCEDREFDFRLQLAGIPVRHVPEARIFHDAQVGLQNMRSYFRYGVGEGIAQETGVFTTPAVPVLWRLYEASRTLAGCARHKGIGAAAYYALLKAAFHTGTLYHLVRDPYGVRPRYPATAARTRMLRAIPQHCTELTPAQRERLRRAHLRAGRRIVPLADLTVFRCDGDPKPEPSPQAAS
- a CDS encoding CocE/NonD family hydrolase, with the translated sequence MRLVIDRDVPVPMSDGVVLRADVYRPDTSRPLPALLQRTPYGKGSSAGGRSLDWMRLVEAGYCLVVQDVRGRYASGGVFRPFADDAADGRDTVEWAAGRDWCDGTVGMIGRSYEGAAQWHAAAAAPPALRALAPHVAAADPYEGWTYLGGAFQLGFCLHWVLGDLLHGQVERAGGTAADVRAVAEALDGIDELYRAPWRALPLLDRLAPYYREWLEHPGPDAHWRGLAAAPDGRRPPALVVGGWYDIFLPGTLRTPSPRPDDRLLIGPWSHCVTGGVFPERRYGLAADEAEFDMTAAHLAFFDRHLKGGTEQAGPPVELFAGGADRWITPAGPPGADSVPLALHLDSDGDARTRHGSGVLHHAPPRREVTDVYRYDPRDPVPTAGGATCMTGMLVGADCGPLDQRAVEDRPDVLCYTGPRLDAPLTVSGEVVAELYVSSSAPDTDFTAKLVDVHPDGRAEILCDGVVRTGHRARLDGVRPPVPDTVHALPVAAGTVVHVFRPGHRVRLEVSSSNFPRFDPNPNTGGTPLTLADAPVATAVNRVHHGPGRPSRLLLPVCPGLPDAHDAA
- a CDS encoding GNAT family N-acetyltransferase, whose product is MHPESTADIPDEADVPAEDFHQSAGRFRLLSGRGHPVRLLRAGRPGGRWAAALLEDGGQDGWFMWKGPAGHPDPEQLSALLTGVSRLGPATLVLLPEWDFPEVLAAAGYRPAPRYATGLVPTGGGDEAILARMRPSTRSRVRRALRSGLEFADDPGRIDEFYDFYAPAMIRADSPDLAPLDLLHDLLEHPSVHLFTALHEGRVAAGSICFRNRNSLEARFVATHPEHRVDGSMNFVHFETIRRAAAEGLEHFDLSGISTGEVDGKTAGINRFKLGFGGEVLHYPTYARSAD
- a CDS encoding carbamoyltransferase family protein, yielding MRILGVNGWPGASHDGSACLLVDGKVVAFAEEERFTRHKHGYGEAPLHAAAFCLQAGGLALEDIDVVAHGWDMPSLLTRRGLDWFPDSARALDFLFPREYFPRGRDPELVFVPHHTAHAASAYYFSGRDQGAVLVLDGQGECESATLASAVGGELKVLEAVPPGWSLGYFYAAVCEYAGLGADAAGKAMGLAPYGTPGDLTFGGGLSFLDDGYAVGPVPRTLLSTGSTDEEADTLRLWLAHLEKTSALPPNRISRHYDRERGRYVRRTERDPYDYRDLAATAQEALERSVIAMARRLLRETGQDTLMVAGGVGFNATLNGKLARLPEVRDLFVQPLAGDQGVSLGAAGWVAAQHGETITPMTGTLAWGEQWDADAVRRVLHRQGVRHTEHEDIADAVAGLLGRGQIVGWHQGRGEGGPRALGHRSIVTAPFPVAKRDRINLTVKDREWWRPFAPSMRLEEAPTLLGDGTPLPYMIVTTPVPDAGRAAMPAVIHVDGTTRPQTVTAEDDPLYHRLLGRVAEHTGHAVVLNTSFNGRDEPVVWTPSDALATFARSPLDALALGPFLIRRSD